attattattattattattattattattattattattattattattattattattattattattattattatcattattattgtttgtgGGGAAGACAACGAATTTGCCACCCTTTAGCTTATAATAAAAAACGCACGATAGGCAATTTAATATAAGCCGTGTTTAATCTTTGTGTTCTTTTCTCGGAGCTGCAGACTGTGTATATAAAAAGCTTGgcttcaatatatatacatgtttatGGGATAACAAATGTAGTTTTGCTGATAGATAACGCGACAGCTTTAGCGAGATAAGAAAAGAGTAGCAAAGAGAAAACATAAGAGCGCTGCAGGTGCAGCGGTACACCTATGCGCGCGTGAATGGTTCTGGCGGTCTGCTCCGaacaattattattgttattaatattattattattcttgttattattattattcttgttCCCGCTGTACTATATTGTATCAATCAATCTTAGTAACCTAGTATGCTGAAGCTAGTTGATCAGCTGTGCGATAAGGTTTCACAACCAATTGCGGACAGTCATACTAATTGGTATCTATAATTCTCAAAGTTAATTATTTCCTCAATATTCCGAACCATCCCTATGCTAAGCTGCCGCTCTGTGCGCTACAGTACGCCGCCTAATACATGTTAATGGTTCTGGCTTGTATgtaatttaagaaaacatttttttttatcatttctTTATATACTTCTTCCTGTTCTCCTAGTTAGTACTTCCCTTGCTAGCGGACGCCCTGTACTATACAGTTCGCCGCCTAATACAAATGAAAGTCTAACCGTCtgtctatatttatttatttttttattctttatttattattatactttATTAATTAGTACTTCCCTTGCTAAGCGGACGCCCTGTGCTATACAGTTCGTCGCCTAATACAAATGAAAGTCTAATTGTTGACCTATTTTATTACTTCCTCTGAACCATCCTATTTTCATGCTAAGCAGCTGCCCTGCGTAACACAGTGCACCGCCTAATACATGCGAACAGGAAAATTGTTCCATATTCCTTCTCTTCCGGCCCCCTCACTCGGAGCCCACTGTACAACGGTCTGCTGTGCGATCAAACCGTTCGCACCCTCGCTGTATCTCGTATCTTGCTTCGTACTTGTTGGTCTCTGTTTGCCTCTCGGCCCGAAGCGTCTACAACCGTCAAACTACCAACGACGATGAACGAGCACCTCGACTGAACCAACACGGTGACTTCGAACTAGCCTTCCGCTACCTCTGTGTACGACCCTGCTCGATCGAGCCACTCGCTCCGACGTCAAACTACCTGCAACACGACCATCTGTCGTCACCCGTCGAAGCTCGTTCGCTCGACCAACCGCCCGGTGCACATCGAGCCATCGACCCGCAACCGTTGTCGCAATTGGCGACAATCGCTTGCCGATCGCACCGCTCGACGCAACCCCGAACCGTCCGTCACCACGATCGAACCAACGTCTGTCCACCGTCATTTGATTTGCTTCAAAGTGCACTTTAACTAAATTTTCGACATTCCTCCAGTACttccattatttattttattatttcactgGTTTATACCAATCTTTTGACCACATTCCATAAATTATTCATTGGTTTTTGTTGCATTATCTTTATCTTTGGTTTCATTTCTTTTGTTATTTCCATCgatttataacaattttgcCATACtccataaattatttattgcttcatgttgaattattttttttatcttgatttaaattatttattttcactcCATGTCACCCACTTCACTCTACTCACTCTCTTACATTAAAATGCTTTTTAATATCCAGAACATCAGTCCGTCCTTCTTCCTTCCGCCGTCTCGGATCCTTCCTGTCCTTGGTCGAACCCGTTCGTGGACGAAAGTTTACCGTGCTGCGCCAGTTAAGAGATGAATAGTCGTCGTGATGTCCCAGTGAGTATCTGAGAGATGGTATTCCCTTTTTGTATGGGTGTTCCCGTGATTTTCCAGAGAAATTAAACAAGGCTGAAGTGTATTGTTTGAAATCCAAAATCAAAGTGAagttttattcttaaatattcttattcAAACGTAAACGTTTATACATCAATGTGCTGACCTAGCGGGTTGGGTCTCGTCTCGGGTTTCCGCAGTGGCTCGTTGTATGTGTTTAGATGGCAACTTTAGTTGCCAatacattgttgttgtttattgcATGGGTTCTGTTAGGCCGCCGAGGGAATGTGCTGAGGCGGTCTAATTGCTGGACAGCCGAAGGGGTTTCGGTGGGGGACCACCGAGGGTGTACGTCGAGGTGGTAACTCGCGCTCTATGGCACACATGCCGCGTCGTCGATCCTTACGCTGACTCGCATTACTCCGTTCTCGTCGAAGTATGGGGACAACCCGCACAGTCGGCTGCCCTTGGCGGCCTTTCCTTGGTTGTCCTCAGCAAACGCTTCTCGCTGCGACTGCCTTATCAGTGCGCGCTCTGCTCGGCGTACCGCTGATCGCCACACCGTGCTCCTGCTTGACGGTGCCCATCAGTCTTGTACCCAATACTGCTGCTTGAAGTTTCAAACGGGGAATCGACATTGTCCTCATCGGAGCGCACTTCGTCTTGGCCCGCCAATAGGCCGCTGCTGCGAACGCCGACTGGCTGGAATCCACGAAGATGTGCAGCTGGACATCGGAATTCTTCAATGTTCCTCATTCCTTGCCGCCAGCTCTCAAAGGCTGCGGCTAACTCTTCTGGTAACTGCTCGTCCCAACTGCTCGTCCCAGCATCAATATCTTGGCGGTGACCATATAGCAGTACCCAATCGGGTCAAACGTGGACATGACCAGGCTCAGGAACTCCCTCTTCGTGGGGACACGTTCCCCTGTCATCACGCTCCTTGGGACTCGATTGTATTTGACGCTGAACTTGAAGTCGTCTGTTGCTGGTTGCCAGTACATCCTAAGTACTTTCTCCTCAGCTTCGGTCCATCTGACGCTAGCGATAGATTCAAGTGGGTTCAACGCACTGACCACACTTGTCGAACTGGAAGTAAATCGACACAAATCAAAACCAGCATTTGCGTGTATTTCTCTCACCCGTGTCGAGACGGCGATGGCTTCTGTTTCACTGGCAAAACTGTCGATATAGTCGTCCACGTAGTGATACTCGTTGATCGCCAGGACAGCTCGCGGATCCGTGTTGCTGTACTGCGAAGCATTCACGGTCTTCACATAATCCGCCGAGCATGGTGAGCAGGCAACTCCGAACATCATCACCTGCATCTCATATATGTCGGGATCCCGACGATCGTCTCCGTTTCTCCACAGGAACCTCTGGGCGCACCTGTCCTGTGGTCGCATCAATACCTGATGAAACATCTCCTTGATGTCTGCGCAAACCCCAACTGCTCCTTCCCGGAAATGGAAGAGCACCTCTGGGAGGGGCTTTGTAGCGCTGTGGGCCTTTTATCAGCCCCGAATTCAGTGATACGCCGTTCACCTTGGTAGCCGCGTCGAAGACCAGCCGGATTTTTCCCGGCATGTTCGGGTTTTCCACCTCGAAGTGCGACAGGTACCATACCTTGCCTTTCTGGGACCTCTGGACTTCCTGGGGCTCCAGTCGTCGTGCGTAGCCTTTCTTTACGTAATCATCCAAATTCCGTTGTAGGCCCGCGCGAAGTCCACATCGCGCTTAATTTTCCGTTCAATGTTGACGAGTCTCTTGAGTGCCATACTGTAGCTCTCTGGCAGTCTCACCTCGTCGTCCCTCCATAGCAGCCCGGTCTCATCGTTGGCCTACTCACTTAGTCGTCTCCTCCAGGATACTCAGGGCCTGTGTGACGCCGTCATCTGCGATTGACGGCGCCGGTTTCACTCCGCCAGCTGCGACTGGCTGTGCCGGCTTCACTCCGAAATTCTTGATCTCGAAATAATCGCTGACCATCTTCTCCAGAATCTGTGAAGCGGTGAACACGCCTTTCCTTTCACCGGTCCATATACCGCCCATCCAAGTGCGGTGGCTGCTGCCTATGGCCGTCCAGATCCGTAGCTTCTGGTTCTGAGGGGTATTCCAAGATGCGCATTATCCAATCCAATTAGGATCCTTGGCGCCGCATTTTGTACGGCCTTACAGGCAGGCGCGCATTCGCCTTCACTGCCTTCACATCTTCCCGACGCAAGCTCTGCATCGGAAGGTTCAAATTGGCTACTCCGAAAACGTTCTTTAGCCCATGTCGCTTGGGTTTGCCCGCCGCACTGATCTGCAGGCTAACCATCCTTGTATGCTCTTTGGCGGACTTTCCGCCAAACCACTGCACATTCAGTTGTCGACTCTCACCTTTCAGGTTCAGGCTGCGGATAAGTTCGTTGTCGATGAGCGTGACAGACGACCCTTCATCCAGCAGTGCGTAGGTGTCAACCTGCGTATTCTCCCCGTACAACGTTACGGGCAAAATTCGGAACAGCAGGTGACCTCCACCCGAACCAACAAAACTCAAGTTCCGGTGCGATAAATCCTGGCGATCGCATGTCGAGCGCCTCTCATCCTCCTCACGTCCCGCGTCTAAAACTGCGGCTGGCGTGGGCCGGGTATTCTCGTTGGAATCCACTGACTGTGGCATTCGTATCCGTCGGCTGCTGTCTCTGTACAGCTGCCGGTCTTGACTGCTTCGCTGATCCCTCCTGCGGCCTCCATCTGCGACTGGCGGCCGTCTAGGATGTCCAGCTGGTTCATGGAGTAGGTAGTGATGCCTCATCCGGCATCCGTAGACGTTGCATTCCCGGCCCTTCTTGCAGAACCGGGCCATGTGTCCATACTCCAGACACGAAAAACATAACCTTAACTTCCTCGCGGACTCGATCCGCATCGTCGAAGAAGCGTTGTTGAATTCCTTGCAATCCTTGATCTCGTGTTGTCCCTCACGCATGGGGCAACGTTTTGGGCGGTCTGCATACCGCTCCTCCTTGCGAACACTATTCGCGTGCAAACCTTTCGCTTCGGGTGCTCCTTGATTCCGACGTCCGTGACAGTGCACACCAATTTAGCGAATTCATGAAGCCACTCGCTCAGGTGCACCACTGTCGTGTATGGCTGTATCGTAGCCGCGTGCTTCGCCCATTCCAGCCTTTTGCTCACAGGCAACATGGCGACCAGCTCCTCCATCAGGGTTGGGTTACCCAGGTGCTGGTTGCCCGTCGTGCTGGAACGCTGCCAGGTTGCCCACCCTTGTGGCGAACGGCACGATCCTTGCGATATTAGCCTCCAGGATTGGCTGCACATCGCGCACGCTCTCCAATTGGCTACGGATCAGTAGCTCTGGACGTCCATACCGGAATCGTAGCTGCTCTATGACAGCTTGCACATTTCTGGGGTGGATGAGCAGCGACTTCACTGCTGCTCTGGCCTCACCTTTCAGGGCTTTCACTAGCCTCTGGTTATTCTCCAATTCTGTACACTGTTAAGCTGCCGTTGTCTCCGTGAACGCACACAGGAATATTGGCCATTCCTCTGGCTGACCTTCAAACTCGGGAAGATCAGGCAATCTACGTGGCGTCCCGGGTATGCTTGCTGTTGCCGCTCCATATGATAAGGGCGATGACATAGATACCTCCAAATTGTGTGTTGGCTCCCGTGGCGGGTGAACATAACCTAGTTCAGACTGCGCCGTGGCGGAGAATAGctcactgttgttgttgcacaGGTCGGTGTGACAGGTTGCCCGTTTGCCCAATGGCCGCCGAGCGTCGGCGTCAAATTTCCACTCAATTGTGGCGGCAAATTTGCACTCAATTGTGCCGGCAACTGCTCATCCAAAGATGGCGTCACTCTAAGCTCCGGTTGCAGATTGTCACTCATCTGCCTGGGCAGGCTCTCACTCGAGCCCTGCCGTGGTGCCGCTCTCATACGTGTCAGCATTCCACTCGAACATGCTGCTTCACTGGCAGCTTTTCCACTCAAACATGGCGGTGTATTCGCCGCACCGCCCACTCCAACGCCGCGTGTCCCGATTCTAACGGGATCCCTGGCGGCCTCTGCTTGCCCTTCATTTGCCCTTGCCTTTACCAGCTCCGACTCTAGATGTGCGATCCTTTCCACTAAGGCCGCCACTTGTACAGTCGTGGAGTCCGTAATCTGCCCCGTTGCTGCGGGCTGCAGATTACTTGCCGCTTCACTGGCagcttttccactttcctTCGGAGTCTGCGGCCGCTGTCGATCACCAGCCGCACTCGCAGAGCTGGCCGCTTTGCGAGTTGCTGTGGTCGTGGGTGTCGCAGTTGCGGGAGCATCCGAGACTTCCAGTCTGGGGCTGCGCCGGGGCGAATGCTATGTAGACATCTCACAGAGTgcgaataaaagaaaatgacgCCGCTTGCCCGATCACGGGGATATGCCTTCTTAACACTCCGTTAACCGCCTCTTGAGTAGCGATAATGTAATTTGATCAGCAAGTCTCCAGAAATAAGTAGGCAGGTTTCTTTGTAGATTTTGATTTAGTTGTTTTATTGATTCTTCATAATATATGTTCAGTTACATCCCAATGCCATTAAGATGCAGAAAATGTCTCCGATATGGACACCCGACAGCTATTTGCAAGAGCCCAGAGGAGCTTTGCAAAAACTGTTCTGCCAAAGCACACACCGAGGAAAACGAGACCTGCCTGAACGAGAAATTATGCATAAACTGCAAACACCTCCTTGAATCTGACGCCAAACACAGCCCATTAGATCGGAATTGCCCAACAttcaaaaaacaacaagaactgGTAGCTATTAAAATTACAGAAAAAGTCGATCATAAAACAGCACTGACACTATACTACACTCGCCACAACAAACAACTAAGCAACAGCTTTGCATCTACACTAAAGAATCAAAACACCTATacagaaacaacaaacaaaaatatcacaTCTACAcccaaaaacataaaactaaatacgacatcccatcatcatcatcaaaacACCATATCATACCAAGACCTCATATCAGACACCACACCACCAGCACGTCCCGTAAACTCTGCACCACCCTCCCAAGCCTTAACCGATCGCTACAACCCAGATGACACCTACATGAATATCGACACACCCTCCACTTCGACCTCACGAACTTGCGTCCTTGCCAGCGAAAAAACCAACGACCTGAAACTTCGAATCTtttccaaagaaaaaaaataaaacccttgCAACAAACCTTAAAACCACTAAAAACAACCaaccaaaagcaaaaaacCTAAGTAAAACCACGCCCAATAATAACAGCGATTCCGACAGTATCTAATTTTAAAACCACCTAAAACGCCAATAGTAACCAAAAACAACTCAACTAACaacaaaaaccttttaaaatgaCCATAAAAATCATACAATGGAACATGAATGGCTATCTAAACAACTACTGCGAACTAAAATTAATCatcaaaaaacacacaccacTCATAATTTCTCTACAAGAAACTCACATAAAATACATCGACTACATACCCATACCTATCAACTATACATTCACATCAAAAAATTCATCCGCCTCTCACGGGGGCGTAGCCCTTCTGATACACAACTCCCTGCAAGCTCGAGAAAAAACCCTTAGCGATGACTTTGATGCAGTCTGCACTGAAATCAGTTCGAAGATTAAATTCAGAGTTATCTCAGCATACATAGCACCAAACAAATCTTTTTCATTGACAAACCTTCAAGCCGTTTTAGAAACCTCACACGTACCTACCCTAATTACAGGAGATTTCAACGGTTGGCTTTGTGCCAACCTGGGGCTCGATCAACAACAACGCTAGAggaaaaacaatagaaaaatTTATCACCCAATCTAATTACATCCTACTAAACGACAAGTCACCAACCCACTTCAGCACACACAATACACTAACTAACGTCGACCTTACTTTTGGTAGCCCACTACTACAAATAGACAGCACTTGGCACACAGAAGATCATCTATTCGGCAGCGACCATTTCCCCATCATAATAAAACTGTTCTCCTCTGATGATACAAAAGTCCCCTTCCGTAAACCTATATTTATTACCGAAGAAGCTAATTGGCCCATGTACTCCACtttaactgaaaaatattCCTCGCAACGACAAACAAGtacaaacataaacaaagaAGCAGCAACAATCCAAAAAATTATTCTCTCATGCGCACACAAATCAATTCCTCAAACACATCCTACAAAACAGATTAAGAAAGTACCATGGTGGAACAATAATCTAAAATCTCTAAGAgacgaaaaaataaagagatgGAAAACCTTAAAAAGAGACATTTCTACcgaaaacataataaaatataaaagagcaaatgcaatttttagACTAACACtaaaacaagcaaaaaaacAATCTATCGAAAATCTCACCAGCCAAATCTCACCCGACACCccctcaaaaaaaatctgGAACAACATTCGAACATTCTGCGGTCTCAAGCCCCAAAAACACATTCACAGCATTCTTAATCCTTTCTCAAACACAAACACTACCAACAAATTGCAAATAGCAGagctattttgcaaaaatttttCCGATGCATCACTTGACACAAACTTCTCGCACACCTttataaaccaaaaacaaaattcacTTAACACCATCCACAATCACTCATACATCATCAGTAAAAGAgcaaaagaaatagaaaaaccaATAACATACATTGAGTTTACAGCAGCACTAAACACACTAAAAGGTAATACACCTGGACTGGACAGAATAAACTACGCAATGATAAAAAACCTggataaaaaaacaaaagatagAATCATCAATCTCCAAAATGAAATTCTTAACAAATACATCCCCCAAGCATACAAAAATAGCCTAATCATTCCTATTGCCAAACCAAACACAGACAAAACCATGCTAAACTCATACCGACCTATCTCACTAAACTCATGTCTATCAAAAATATTGGATAAAATTATAGCAAAGAGACTGTGGTGGTTTGTATCCAACGACAAACTAATCCATAACAGTCAAACTGGTTTCAGCTATAGACAGTCTACTTCTAGTAGACCACCTATTAGCTCGAGCTATCTCTAGAAGAAACCATGCTTCAATAATATCGCTAGACTTCGCAAAAGCTTTCGACCGTATAGGAATACACTCCATTCTAGACCAACTTGTAGCTTGGAAAACCGGACCCAAAATAATCAActacataaaaaattacatgACAAGCAGAAAAATCCTTGTGCGCATCAACTCCGAACTCTCCTCCTTTCAACCAATACAGAATGGCATTCCTCAAGGCTCGCCACTCTCAGTCATTCTCTTCACAATAACCTACAACAAACTTGCCGAAAAAACTCACCCTTCACCGAAACATTAGCCTTAGCGCATATGCCGACTATTTTAATATcatactaaaaattaaaaacaaaaaaaatattaacattaaCATTCTCACTACAATATTAGACTGGGCGGAATATTCAGGTGCTCTGCTCTCACCATCAAAGTGCaaacatttacatatttgcaGAAAACATAATTGTAACTGCAACTTACTAGCCCAAAACATGCAAATACAAAACGTAACATCGCTAAAAATACTAGGAATACTCTATAATAACAAATACAGATGGAAAACACATGCAGATCAACTAACTTCCAACCTTAAAAAAACCATCAACATAATAAAATGCCTATCAAGCcctaaatttaattgcaacaCCTCCACACTTGTGAACATCACAAAAACAACCCTCATCGCAAAAGCAGACTACGGCCTCCCAATCTACGGACACTCCCCAAACTCAACGGAAGAAAGACGAGACCTACTTACCTCAAAGCTTACAAAAACCATAATCAATGCCAACAACTCCccaattataaaaatattaaaatcctaCCGCCCCTCAAAACGTACCCAATACAAATCAACAATAGACCGAATAATAGAAAAATGCAAAGCCGAACAACTACcgtttaaacaacaaaaaatatacaagcaAACCTCACCACCATGGAACATAAAACTCTCAAAAATCGACACAACACTAAATATGcttcataaaaacaaaacgatcCCAGCAACATTCAGAAGATTATTcgcagaaaaacaaacaaacgatCTCTCATACACCTATATTTACACAGACGGATCTCAGACAAACGACATTACCAGCCTTGCTGTCACAAATGAAAccgaaaatattaaacaacaGATCCGACCCCACTTCTCAACAGTCTTCACGGCAGAGCTTCTAGCGATCATAGAGGCCCTAGAgacttttaaaacaaaaagaggtAAATTTTGTATATGCTCAGACTCACTCTCCGCTATTGAAGCCATAAAAAACCCAATTAACAGCGATTACTACACATCACACGCCCGCAACCTCCTACAAAAATTCAGCACCAAATTCAAAATTCTCTGGATACCAGGACACGTTGGTATACCAGGAAACGAACTAGCAGACAGCCAAGCAAAATCCGCAACAAACCGGCCGCTTACAACTATTGAAAACCTTAACACACAGGACATccttaaatacataaaaaaagtTGACTTAACCTGAAATACAATTCTCTTATCTTACGTACCGCAGTTTCTCTTCCCTCTCTCTGTGATGGCGCAAATCGGTGTAACTCGATCCGCCAAATTTAAGCTTGCCTTTCCCTAAATCAGTGTGCCCTAATACATTTACTCCGAAATCCTGACACAATAAATACTGACTCCTTGCGGCTCTAACTGAAACTTCACTAACTATCGATAGCCCTAATCCGTTCCGCGACAATGCCATTAACATATGGCGTGGCTCTTGGCTTCGAATTTATTTGCCAATGGCTCAtaggaaatattaaaagaacTTGTAATTTTCAAATTACATATGCTTGtttgtttcatttaaaaacaaattttttactttttcctGCCTAGTGATTGTATGGTTTTCAGGCCACACGCTAATTGGGCAACTTTAATGTCGCTCAATTTTACaatggtttttatatattataaaaaaatatgcatcACAGTgcaatgtaaaaaaaatatgcaacgcAGTGCAAAATGTTTCTCCAATGAGCTCCAATGATGTCCTCTGCGTCAGCTGGTCGTTGCCGGTTTGGCTTTACTGACGCTCCTTCGAAGGCGTAAGTGGTGGCCTGCCCCTCACACTTGTTGATTCGGCTGCTGttgtcctgggcctatgggctcaggcggtGGCGGTGCTGGTCATCGCACAGGCTTCAGACAGGTTGCTTCGCAGAACGGGCTCTCCAGAGGTCCCGGGCAGTCCTTAGGACACTCCTTTTTCAATCTTGGAATCTCGGCTTTTTCTGGAGGAGGTTGCTTGGCATTAATTTTTGCAAGGTTTTTAATTGCAGTGTAGGTGGATGTGGGTGTCTCTGTGGTTTTTTGTTGGTTATTTTTCCTTTCGTTCAGTACGGTTTTTATATACTCCACTTCGGCATGTATCTTTACGTTACATGCACGTTAACATACTTCCGCTATTCAATAGCTTCAGTAATTCGGCCTTTCTGGCCTTTAGTTTCCTAACCACTCCACTTCTTTTACCACACATCACACTCTACTCACTGCGTTTGCCTTTTGTTCCGTTTGTCCGTTTTCCAGCTTCCGATTCCCATCCGAAGATTGCAGTACACaggttgttgtttgttgttgggTTTTTGTATGAATTTATTGGTTTTCCATTtgaagttgttgttgttgttgtttggtttttatatgaaattattGGTTTTCCATTTGAAGTCGCGGTCCATCGAAGTCACGGTCGCCATGTGATATGATATGTAGGTCTTCAAATAAACAGGCCGGTTTCTTTCCACTTTGGTTTTCAGTTCTTTTATTAATTCTTTATTCAAACTCCAGTTTAGATTTCGGAGCAAACTTTGCTGTCGCTCCGAACTCACATTTGTCTCTGTTCTTATCAATATGAATTTACAGCTAAGGAAGTCTAAGTCCcgtagctgcgctgccaaCAGCGACAGCGGAGAGacgtatttatatatattcttaaatacataGCTATGCTCGTTTGGGCTAAGCGCGGAggtatatgcacatacatatatgtggtCCGCTCGTGTTGCATTTATGCTGACACTTGCACTCTTTGTGTGCGGTCCAATATATAAGTGGGTAGTTCATATTTCGTCTTGAGGCTTATGACCGAGACCTTGAATGATATAAACACTGCAACTAAGTGTTACAGTGTGTACTCGTTAAGTACTCTTGG
Above is a genomic segment from Drosophila kikkawai strain 14028-0561.14 chromosome 3R, DkikHiC1v2, whole genome shotgun sequence containing:
- the LOC138928702 gene encoding uncharacterized protein; amino-acid sequence: MEGRRARCGLRAGLQRNLDDYVKKGYARRLEPQEVQRSQKGKVWYLSHFEVENPNMPGKIRLVFDAATKVLFHFREGAVGVCADIKEMFHQVLMRPQDRCAQRFLWRNGDDRRDPDIYEMQVMMFGVACSPCSADYVKTVNASQYSNTDPRAVLAINEYHYVDDYIDSFASETEAIAVSTRVREIHANAGFDLCRFTSSSTSVVSALNPLESIASVRWTEAEEKVLRMYWQPATDDFKFSVKYNRVPRSVMTGERVPTKREFLSLVMSTFDPIGYCYMVTAKILMLGRAVGTSSYQKS